The nucleotide sequence AGGAAACGCCTGACCTATATACAGTCAGTGATGGACATCGAGTTCGTTGTTTCCTGCATGAGGAACAGCAGGAAGGTGTGAGTTCATGAGTGAAGTATTATTGAAAGTTGATAATCTTAAGAAGCATTTTCCGATTACAGGTGGCGTCCTTCAACGTCAAATAGGACAAGTTAAAGCTGTTGACGGGCTTTCTTTCACCGTTAATAAGGGAGAAACACTTGGGATAGTTGGAGAGTCAGGCTGTGGAAAGTCAACAACAGGACGCTTGTTGCTTCGGTTGCTTGAGCCAACTGAAGGTTCTATTTCCTTTGATAATCAAGAAATAACAGACCTTTCGTCTTCCGAAATGCGCAAGATGAGACGTGAAATGCAAATGGTCTTCCAAGATCCGTTTGCATCGCTTAATCCGCGTCACACAGTTGAACGCATTTTAGAAGAACCGCTTATCGTTCACGGCATGGGAAATGCGAAGGAACGAAAGAAAAAGGTACGTGAGTTATTAGAAGTAGTTGGATTGAGCAGTTATCATGCAAAGCGTTACCCGCACCAATTTAGTGGTGGTCAGCGTCAACGTGTTGGAATTGCTCGCGCATT is from Bacillus tianshenii and encodes:
- a CDS encoding dipeptide ABC transporter ATP-binding protein, which produces MSEVLLKVDNLKKHFPITGGVLQRQIGQVKAVDGLSFTVNKGETLGIVGESGCGKSTTGRLLLRLLEPTEGSISFDNQEITDLSSSEMRKMRREMQMVFQDPFASLNPRHTVERILEEPLIVHGMGNAKERKKKVRELLEVVGLSSYHAKRYPHQFSGGQRQRVGIARALMTRPKLIIADEPVSALDVSIQSQVLNLLEDLQKEFNLTYIFIAHDLGVVRHISDRVAVMYLGRMVELADSEDLYSKPMHPYTQALLSAVPIPDPEYQQEREYLTGDIPSPANPPQGCAFHTRCSQCMDICKTERPEFRELEDGHYVACHLYNDEGGK